ACGACCTGCTGCTCGCGGTGTACCGGGAGCACGAGGTCCGCGAGCAGGGAGCTCCCGACCGGCTGAAGTCGGCGATCGGCGACATGCGGGAGAGCGCCTCGCGCAACCGCGGGGTGCCGGGGCTCGTGCAGCTCTACACGACCCTCGCGGCCGACGCCGTGCAGGAGGGGCACCCGACGACGCGGGACTTCATGCGGGAGCGGTTCACGCGGCTCCGGGCAGACCTGGCGGAGCTCATCGCGGCGGACCAGGCTGCCGGGCGGATCCGGGCGGACCTGGACCCGGTCGACCTGGCGAGCCTGAGCATCGCGGCGTCCGACGGGCTGCAGGTGCAGTGGTTGCTCGACCCCGAGGCTGTGGACGGCGAGCGGGTGCTGCGGCTGCTCGAGTCGATCGTCCCGCCCGGAGCGCAGCCCGCCCCGTAGACCGTCACCCCGGTCGCGTGGCCGGGCCACGGGCGGACGGGAGGCACGTGCCCGGCCCGCCCCGCGCCTCCCGTCCGGGCGCACCCACCGGGTGTACCCATGGAGCATGCCCCGATCTCGCAGCCCCTTCCACGGCCTCCGTGCCCTCGTCACCGGCGCGAGCGGCGGGATCGGCGAGGAGCTCGCACTCGGCCTGGCCGCCGCCGGTGCCGACGTCGTGCTCGTCGCCCGGTCCGCCGACCGGCTGGACGCGCTCGCGTCCCGGATCCGCACGGAGCACGGCGTCGAGGCGACCACGGTGCCCGCGGACCTGGCGCAGGCGGACGGCGTCGACCGGGTCGTGTCGGCGCTCGCCGACGTCCGGGTCGACGTCCTCGTGGCGAACGCCGGCGTCGGCGACCACGGCGCGTTCGTCGACGCCACCGACGAGCGGCTCCGCACCCAGGTCGACCTGAACTGCACGGCCGTCGTCCGGCTCGTGCACGCGTTCCTGCCGCCGATGCTCGCGCGCCGGGTCGGCGGGGTGATGACCGTCGCGTCGACCGCCGCGTTCCAGCCGACCCCGTCGATGGCGGTCTACGGCGCGACGAAGGCGTTCGTGCTCTCGTTCACCGAGGCGCTCTGGCAGGAGTCCCGCGGGTCCGGCGTGCGCATCCTGGCGCTCTGCCCGGGACCGACGTCGACCGGGTTCTTCGACGCGGCGACGCGCGGCGGCGCCCAGGGACGGTTCCTCGAACGGGGCCGGCAGACGGCGGCGCAGGTCGCGGCGGTCGGGCTCCGGGCGTTCGGTCGCGCCGGCGGTCCGACGGTGGTCTCCGGCGGGGCGAACGCGGCGGTGGCGAACGTGCATCGGTTCGTCCCGCGGTCCCTGATGGCGAGGATGTCGGCGATCGCGATGTCGGGCGACTGACCCCGGCCCGGACCTCGTGACTGCCCGCCCGCGACGACGGCGGGATCAGACCGGCTGCAGCGGCTCCTGGTCGCCCTCGGGCAGCTCGACGACGACGGGGTCACCGGCACGCACGACGCCGCCCGCGATCACGACGCCCATCACGCCGCCCTTCCGCTCGACCGTGCCGTCCTCGGCCCGTCCGAGTACCCGGCGGAGCAGTCCCGGGTCGTGGTCGTTGATCTGCTGGCAGGGGTTGCGCAGTCCGGTCACCCGCACCCGGGCGTCCGCGCCGAGGTGCAGGACCGTGCCGGTCGGCAGCCCGAGCAGGTCGACGCCGCGGGTGGTCACGTTCTCGCCGAGCTCCCCGGGTGCCACGTGGTGCCCGGTCGGCTCGAGCTCGTCGAACAGCTCGGCGTGCACGAGGTGCACCTGACGGAGGTTCGGCTGCGAGGGGTCCCGCGCCACCCGGGAGCGGTGCTGCACGGTGGTGCCGGCGTGCGCGTCCCCCTCGATGCCCCAGCCGGCGACGAGGACGACCTCGTCGACGACGGGCTTGCTGAAGCGGTGCTCGTCGTCCCTGCTCACCGCGACGACGTGTGG
The Curtobacterium citreum genome window above contains:
- a CDS encoding TetR/AcrR family transcriptional regulator gives rise to the protein MTHEVDEDATPPRRGGYRKGAERRAQILDEMIRMVAEQGVDASSLRSVADALGITHAALRHYFPSRDDLLLAVYREHEVREQGAPDRLKSAIGDMRESASRNRGVPGLVQLYTTLAADAVQEGHPTTRDFMRERFTRLRADLAELIAADQAAGRIRADLDPVDLASLSIAASDGLQVQWLLDPEAVDGERVLRLLESIVPPGAQPAP
- a CDS encoding SDR family NAD(P)-dependent oxidoreductase, yielding MPRSRSPFHGLRALVTGASGGIGEELALGLAAAGADVVLVARSADRLDALASRIRTEHGVEATTVPADLAQADGVDRVVSALADVRVDVLVANAGVGDHGAFVDATDERLRTQVDLNCTAVVRLVHAFLPPMLARRVGGVMTVASTAAFQPTPSMAVYGATKAFVLSFTEALWQESRGSGVRILALCPGPTSTGFFDAATRGGAQGRFLERGRQTAAQVAAVGLRAFGRAGGPTVVSGGANAAVANVHRFVPRSLMARMSAIAMSGD
- a CDS encoding MOSC domain-containing protein, encoding MTGEQHEGPHVVAVSRDDEHRFSKPVVDEVVLVAGWGIEGDAHAGTTVQHRSRVARDPSQPNLRQVHLVHAELFDELEPTGHHVAPGELGENVTTRGVDLLGLPTGTVLHLGADARVRVTGLRNPCQQINDHDPGLLRRVLGRAEDGTVERKGGVMGVVIAGGVVRAGDPVVVELPEGDQEPLQPV